In one Denitratisoma sp. genomic region, the following are encoded:
- the soxA gene encoding sulfur oxidation c-type cytochrome SoxA, which translates to MFERKRTALLSALVLGLAAGCAVLGDGTYRERYPDAQIDPFKGVEGDVGFSDTIQYWRTEADLQRHAGLADKPAEVWKLNWKHMDLDRIDLHPGHLAVDEGQALVKKLAARNPAFLACLGEGSSDLKGKAAAYPKFDEALERIVTVEARIEHCAKSVLKEDLAQGKPPNTKISVYFKSLSAGMPIKVDLSDERVMEAYRRGEELFYRKTGQLNFACASCHTPGSIMGHKLRGETPTTPFGDAAHYPTYRTPVGALESIQERFARCHGQMRTQGLKPGDPAYADLEVFVTVLSNGYPVSVPSAR; encoded by the coding sequence ATGTTCGAACGCAAGCGCACCGCCCTGTTGTCGGCGCTCGTCCTCGGCCTGGCCGCAGGCTGTGCCGTCCTCGGTGACGGGACCTATCGGGAACGTTACCCGGACGCGCAGATCGATCCCTTCAAGGGCGTCGAGGGCGACGTCGGCTTCAGCGACACCATCCAGTACTGGCGCACCGAGGCCGATTTGCAACGCCATGCCGGACTGGCCGACAAGCCGGCCGAGGTGTGGAAGCTCAACTGGAAGCACATGGACCTCGACCGCATCGACCTGCACCCCGGCCACCTCGCCGTCGACGAGGGCCAGGCGCTGGTGAAGAAGCTCGCCGCGCGCAATCCCGCCTTCCTCGCCTGCCTGGGCGAAGGTTCGTCCGATCTCAAGGGCAAGGCGGCGGCCTACCCGAAGTTCGACGAGGCGCTCGAGCGCATCGTGACGGTGGAGGCGCGCATCGAGCATTGCGCGAAGAGCGTGCTGAAGGAGGACCTGGCCCAGGGCAAGCCGCCCAACACCAAGATCTCCGTCTATTTCAAATCGCTCAGTGCCGGCATGCCGATCAAGGTCGACCTGTCGGACGAGCGGGTGATGGAAGCCTACCGCCGCGGCGAGGAACTCTTCTACCGCAAGACCGGCCAGCTCAACTTCGCCTGCGCTTCCTGCCACACGCCGGGAAGCATCATGGGCCACAAGCTGCGCGGCGAGACGCCGACGACGCCGTTCGGCGATGCGGCGCATTACCCGACCTACCGCACGCCGGTCGGCGCCCTGGAGTCGATCCAGGAGCGTTTCGCGCGCTGCCACGGCCAGATGCGCACCCAGGGGCTGAAGCCGGGCGATCCGGCCTATG
- the soxX gene encoding sulfur oxidation c-type cytochrome SoxX, which produces MKRHVLIAAVLQGLTFAGTAAAQGAAAPQAAAAPKAPANYSAFPCLSYSLPCGKLATRRPEQKALEGPLNGNAAKGKQIAQARNRGNCLACHVMPGGSQPGSRGPDLSHFGSTGRSAAEAYAMVFDMRTINPETLMPPFGTNEILTDQELRDVVAFLLSSK; this is translated from the coding sequence ATGAAGCGACACGTTCTGATTGCCGCCGTCCTGCAGGGACTGACTTTTGCCGGAACGGCCGCCGCCCAGGGGGCGGCGGCCCCCCAGGCAGCGGCCGCTCCCAAGGCTCCGGCCAACTATTCGGCCTTCCCCTGCCTGAGCTACAGCCTGCCCTGCGGCAAGCTCGCCACGCGCAGGCCGGAACAGAAGGCGCTCGAGGGGCCGCTCAACGGCAATGCCGCGAAGGGCAAGCAGATCGCCCAGGCGCGCAATCGCGGCAACTGCCTGGCCTGCCACGTCATGCCGGGCGGCAGCCAGCCCGGTTCGCGCGGGCCCGACCTCAGCCACTTCGGCAGCACGGGCCGCAGCGCGGCGGAGGCCTACGCCATGGTCTTCGACATGCGCACGATCAACCCCGAGACCCTGATGCCGCCCTTCGGCACCAATGAAATCCTCACCGACCAGGAACTGCGCGACGTCGTCGCCTTCCTGCTCTCATCGAAATAA
- a CDS encoding DUF2892 domain-containing protein, which translates to MTVDRIVHLVAGLMVLLGLVLAHYVHPYWVALTAFVGLNLAQSGITQFCPLAFFLKKAGVKDESCCS; encoded by the coding sequence ATGACTGTCGATCGCATCGTGCATCTCGTAGCCGGCCTGATGGTGCTGCTGGGCCTCGTGCTGGCGCATTACGTGCATCCCTACTGGGTCGCGCTGACGGCCTTCGTCGGGCTGAATCTGGCGCAAAGCGGCATCACGCAGTTCTGCCCGCTCGCCTTCTTCCTGAAGAAGGCCGGCGTCAAGGATGAAAGCTGCTGCTCATAA
- a CDS encoding cytochrome c: MRTAKRGVIAAAVALGLGLSGAAWSQAPAFAPEDMQRGKAFLQKSMGMMKPELQEKVKALPPEIQQFLLKIAIKHKRHSETLTMRQVMQELLADYQAVAAAIATDNGEQAADAARRMAHHRLPRGGLLPYLPLEKVNAKDLGVLPAMEEAVEGGAMKLAAAAEKGDMAAAARHFGDVTAGCVACHVHFRGQPGVSPRLK; this comes from the coding sequence ATGAGAACAGCAAAACGGGGCGTCATCGCGGCGGCAGTCGCGCTTGGCCTGGGTCTGAGCGGCGCGGCCTGGTCGCAGGCGCCGGCGTTCGCGCCGGAGGACATGCAGCGCGGCAAGGCCTTCCTGCAGAAGAGCATGGGCATGATGAAGCCGGAACTGCAGGAGAAGGTGAAGGCGCTGCCGCCCGAGATCCAGCAGTTCCTGCTCAAGATCGCCATCAAGCACAAGCGCCACAGCGAGACGCTGACCATGCGCCAGGTGATGCAGGAGTTGCTCGCCGACTACCAGGCGGTGGCCGCCGCCATCGCCACCGACAACGGCGAACAGGCGGCCGATGCCGCGCGCCGCATGGCCCACCATCGCCTGCCGCGCGGCGGCCTGCTGCCCTATCTGCCGCTGGAAAAGGTCAATGCCAAGGATCTCGGCGTGCTGCCGGCCATGGAAGAGGCCGTCGAGGGCGGCGCCATGAAGCTCGCCGCCGCTGCCGAGAAGGGCGACATGGCCGCCGCCGCACGCCACTTCGGCGACGTTACCGCCGGTTGCGTTGCCTGCCATGTGCATTTCCGTGGCCAGCCGGGCGTCTCGCCGCGGCTGAAGTGA
- a CDS encoding DUF3365 domain-containing protein — translation MFKLKRSAAFAALCLLAALPAAAEEIGARAKGGFAESFFLEKVPRAEAKATAERLAKAVIAARLIIFAYAGKFVDPNLGDKGFSGEVFETQWRAALEPDMLDATPTQKRLYEKLIWAGRQVIENNQDRLNFKGVGWKNFLPAKWEREMGGVFTAKTGIVIKQPGRAYRNPVNVPDDTERAALIHYVKAGHNENAPIRKTEKWGKQEVYRHMEPIRLMPPCLPCHGKPKGELDIVNFEKDGLETGDLIGLMSVTLAVSD, via the coding sequence ATGTTCAAGCTGAAACGATCCGCGGCGTTCGCCGCATTGTGCCTGCTGGCCGCGCTGCCGGCCGCAGCCGAGGAGATCGGCGCCCGCGCCAAGGGCGGTTTCGCCGAATCGTTCTTCCTGGAGAAAGTGCCCCGCGCCGAGGCCAAGGCGACGGCCGAGCGGCTGGCCAAGGCGGTCATCGCCGCGCGGCTGATCATCTTCGCCTACGCCGGCAAGTTCGTCGATCCCAACCTCGGCGACAAGGGCTTCTCCGGCGAGGTCTTCGAGACGCAATGGCGTGCCGCGCTCGAGCCCGACATGCTCGACGCCACGCCGACCCAGAAGCGCCTCTACGAGAAGCTGATCTGGGCCGGCCGCCAGGTCATCGAGAACAACCAGGATCGCCTCAACTTCAAAGGCGTCGGCTGGAAGAATTTCCTGCCGGCGAAATGGGAGCGCGAGATGGGCGGCGTATTCACCGCCAAGACCGGCATCGTCATCAAGCAGCCTGGCCGTGCCTACCGTAATCCGGTCAACGTGCCGGACGATACCGAGCGTGCCGCGCTGATTCACTACGTCAAGGCCGGGCACAACGAGAACGCGCCGATCAGGAAGACCGAGAAGTGGGGCAAGCAGGAGGTGTACCGCCACATGGAGCCGATCCGCCTGATGCCGCCCTGCCTGCCCTGCCACGGCAAGCCGAAGGGCGAGCTGGACATCGTGAATTTCGAGAAGGACGGGCTGGAAACCGGCGACCTCATCGGCCTGATGAGCGTGACCCTCGCCGTGAGCGACTGA
- a CDS encoding response regulator, with the protein MAECRGRILVVDDDEGLRELLVRYLSDNGYEAAGVGDGQAMKRHLSSHPVDLLLLDVMLPGEDGLTLARDLGTHGGPPIIMLSARGEEVDRIVGLEVGADDYLPKPFSHRELLARVAAVLRRRQPVAAAGRLRRFGPFEVDLEAHRLTRNGEEVDVSGAEFALLKVLIENPDRVLSRDALVELLKGYERAPFDRMVDVRVTRLRRKIEPDPAHPVYLRTIWGEGYLFSPGGARKP; encoded by the coding sequence ATGGCCGAGTGCCGGGGCCGCATACTGGTGGTGGACGACGACGAGGGGCTGCGCGAGCTGCTGGTGCGCTACCTGTCGGACAACGGCTACGAGGCCGCCGGCGTGGGCGACGGCCAGGCCATGAAGCGGCACCTTTCGTCGCACCCGGTCGACCTGCTGCTGCTCGACGTCATGCTGCCGGGCGAGGACGGCCTGACGCTGGCGCGCGACCTGGGGACGCACGGCGGCCCGCCGATCATCATGCTGTCGGCACGCGGCGAGGAGGTCGACCGCATCGTCGGCCTCGAGGTCGGCGCCGACGACTACCTGCCGAAGCCCTTCAGCCATCGCGAGCTGCTGGCGCGCGTGGCGGCGGTGCTGCGCCGCCGCCAGCCGGTGGCGGCAGCCGGGCGGCTGCGCCGCTTCGGCCCCTTCGAAGTCGACCTCGAGGCGCACCGCCTGACGCGCAACGGCGAGGAGGTCGACGTCTCCGGCGCCGAGTTCGCCCTGCTCAAGGTGCTGATCGAGAACCCCGACCGCGTGCTCAGCCGCGACGCCCTGGTCGAGCTGCTCAAGGGCTACGAGCGCGCGCCCTTCGACCGCATGGTCGACGTGCGCGTCACGCGGCTGCGCCGCAAGATCGAGCCCGATCCGGCGCATCCGGTCTACCTGCGCACGATCTGGGGCGAGGGCTACCTCTTCTCGCCCGGCGGCGCCAGAAAGCCATGA
- a CDS encoding ATP-binding protein, with product MILPRTLFGRTALVIALVSFAFQLFTIAIITYFALVPLGRNATSDLAALMIETAENWRSEPVEERPWMQERIGRLYRIQVQDPPGEVVAFTRMLPYFQLLETALSSRTGESIVLRASHAEDGEEWYWADLPTENGKVRVGFPASRVDVQPWLAMLLILAVGTLVTLNTSAGLASWLIRPLARLASATQRIGQGRRPEPLAETGPTELATLAREFNRMGEQVEELLANRTTLLAGISHDLRTPLARIQLALGMLSEKPDRDLIDRVLRDVEGMNELIARCLEVSRDFAEQETVDMNLCDLLAEIAAEFTQAGAVIRGNKGPDCRILVRPLSLKRILVNLIDNAVRYGGGAPVDIEYTLGDEAIEIRVLDRGPGVPAEEREAVFRPFYRLEPSRSTLTGGSGLGLAIVRQLANANGWSVALADRPGGGTVASVRIPSSRQG from the coding sequence ATGATCCTGCCGCGCACGCTGTTCGGGCGCACCGCGCTGGTGATCGCGCTGGTGTCCTTCGCCTTCCAGCTGTTCACCATCGCCATCATCACCTACTTCGCCCTGGTGCCGCTCGGCCGCAACGCCACCAGCGACCTCGCCGCGCTGATGATCGAGACCGCCGAGAACTGGCGGAGCGAGCCGGTCGAAGAGCGCCCGTGGATGCAGGAGCGCATCGGCCGGCTGTACCGCATCCAGGTGCAGGATCCGCCCGGCGAGGTCGTCGCCTTCACGCGCATGCTGCCGTATTTCCAGCTGCTCGAGACGGCGCTCAGCTCGCGCACCGGAGAAAGCATCGTGCTGCGCGCCAGCCACGCCGAGGACGGCGAGGAGTGGTACTGGGCCGACCTGCCCACCGAGAACGGCAAGGTGCGCGTCGGTTTCCCGGCCAGCCGCGTCGACGTGCAGCCCTGGCTGGCGATGCTGTTGATCCTCGCGGTAGGCACCCTCGTCACGCTCAATACCTCGGCCGGGCTGGCCAGCTGGCTGATCCGGCCGCTCGCGCGGCTGGCCAGCGCCACGCAGCGCATCGGCCAGGGCCGGCGGCCGGAGCCGCTGGCGGAGACGGGCCCGACCGAGCTCGCCACCCTGGCGCGCGAGTTCAACCGCATGGGCGAGCAGGTCGAGGAACTCCTCGCCAACCGCACCACCCTGCTGGCCGGCATCTCGCACGACCTGCGCACGCCGCTGGCGCGCATCCAGCTGGCGCTCGGCATGCTCTCGGAGAAGCCCGACCGCGACCTCATCGACAGGGTGCTGCGCGACGTCGAGGGCATGAACGAGCTGATCGCCCGCTGCCTCGAGGTCAGCCGCGACTTCGCCGAGCAGGAGACGGTCGACATGAACCTCTGCGACCTGCTCGCCGAGATCGCCGCGGAATTCACGCAGGCCGGCGCCGTCATCCGCGGCAACAAGGGGCCGGACTGCCGCATCCTGGTGCGGCCGCTGTCGCTCAAGCGCATCCTCGTCAACCTGATCGACAACGCCGTGCGCTACGGCGGCGGCGCGCCGGTCGACATCGAGTACACGCTCGGCGACGAGGCGATCGAGATCCGCGTGCTCGACCGCGGTCCCGGCGTTCCCGCCGAGGAGCGCGAAGCGGTCTTCCGCCCCTTCTACCGGCTCGAGCCCTCGCGCAGCACGCTCACCGGGGGCAGCGGCCTCGGCCTGGCCATCGTGCGTCAGCTCGCCAACGCCAACGGCTGGAGCGTCGCGCTGGCCGATCGTCCCGGCGGCGGCACCGTCGCCAGCGTCCGCATCCCCTCCTCCCGCCAAGGGTAA
- a CDS encoding glycine zipper 2TM domain-containing protein has product MRTPNSTLAALMVVAATLGGCANMTTQQKNTAIGAAVGAVGGAVLTGGSALGTVGGAAVGGVIGNQVKQ; this is encoded by the coding sequence ATGCGCACGCCGAATTCAACCCTTGCCGCCCTCATGGTGGTTGCCGCGACCCTGGGCGGCTGCGCCAACATGACGACGCAGCAGAAGAACACCGCCATCGGCGCCGCGGTCGGCGCGGTCGGCGGCGCGGTGCTGACCGGCGGCAGCGCCCTCGGCACGGTCGGCGGCGCCGCCGTCGGCGGCGTCATCGGCAACCAGGTCAAGCAGTAG
- a CDS encoding pyridoxal phosphate-dependent aminotransferase yields the protein MPNFPAPIDSRLPWVGTTIFTVMSRLAAQHGAINLSQGFPDFSAPPALFDLVAKHMHAGANQYAPMAGALPLREAIAEKVAALYGLTFDVEQEITVTAGATQAIFTAVAALVRPGDEVIVFEPVYDSYVPSIELNGGRAVPCRLTFPDYRPNWDEVRALITPKTRMIIINTPHNPSGSVWEASDMQALEQLVRGTGIVVVSDEVYEHIVFDGQRHESVVRYPGLAERSFVVSSFGKTYHVTGWKIAYCLAPRELMAEFRKAHQFVVFCVNHPMQLALAEFMQDKERYLGLADFYRTKRDFFRQQLAGSRFVPLPCPGTYFQSVRYDAISDEPDRAFVERLTKAHGVAAIPFSAFYTSTNGGRDDKVIRFCFAKGEETLARAGEKLRAV from the coding sequence ATGCCGAACTTCCCCGCTCCCATCGACTCGCGCCTGCCCTGGGTGGGCACGACCATCTTCACCGTCATGTCGCGCCTGGCGGCGCAGCACGGCGCCATCAACCTGTCGCAGGGCTTCCCCGATTTCTCGGCGCCGCCGGCGCTGTTCGATCTCGTGGCGAAGCACATGCACGCCGGCGCCAATCAGTACGCGCCGATGGCCGGCGCGCTGCCGCTGCGCGAGGCCATCGCCGAAAAGGTCGCCGCCCTCTACGGACTGACTTTCGACGTCGAGCAGGAGATCACCGTCACGGCGGGCGCGACGCAGGCCATCTTCACCGCGGTGGCGGCGCTGGTGCGGCCGGGCGACGAGGTGATCGTCTTCGAGCCGGTGTACGACTCCTACGTGCCGTCCATCGAACTGAACGGCGGGCGCGCCGTGCCGTGCAGGCTGACTTTCCCGGATTACCGCCCGAACTGGGACGAGGTGCGCGCGCTGATCACGCCGAAGACGCGCATGATCATCATCAACACGCCGCACAATCCAAGCGGGTCGGTGTGGGAAGCCTCGGACATGCAGGCGCTGGAACAACTCGTGCGCGGCACCGGCATCGTCGTCGTCTCCGACGAGGTGTACGAGCACATTGTCTTCGACGGGCAGCGGCATGAGAGCGTGGTGCGCTATCCGGGCCTGGCCGAGCGCAGCTTCGTCGTCTCGTCGTTCGGCAAGACCTACCACGTCACCGGCTGGAAGATCGCCTACTGCCTGGCGCCGCGCGAGCTGATGGCGGAGTTCCGCAAGGCGCACCAGTTCGTCGTCTTCTGCGTGAACCACCCGATGCAGCTGGCGCTTGCGGAGTTCATGCAGGACAAGGAGCGTTACCTCGGCCTGGCGGACTTCTACCGGACCAAGCGGGACTTCTTCAGGCAGCAGCTGGCGGGATCGCGCTTCGTGCCGCTGCCCTGCCCGGGCACCTACTTCCAGTCGGTGCGCTACGACGCGATTTCCGACGAGCCCGACCGCGCCTTCGTCGAGCGCCTGACGAAGGCGCACGGCGTGGCGGCGATTCCCTTCTCGGCCTTCTACACAAGCACGAATGGCGGCCGCGACGACAAGGTCATCCGCTTCTGCTTCGCCAAGGGCGAGGAGACGCTGGCGCGCGCCGGCGAGAAACTGCGCGCCGTGTAG